Proteins found in one Chthonomonadales bacterium genomic segment:
- a CDS encoding KH domain-containing protein, which produces MADTSNPVAEPDDAGEERALSTQDLAHSVVQEICAASGLEMSAKLHDQQDAYIHIELLGEEGAQVFGHSGRTLDALQYLVNLIVARRTNENARILLDAGGYREQRAERLRTMALECAAQVKERAEECELDPLPPHERRLVHRALLDDPEVRTYSEGVEPNRCVIIAPR; this is translated from the coding sequence GTGGCGGATACCAGCAACCCGGTCGCAGAGCCGGACGACGCCGGCGAGGAGCGCGCGCTCAGCACCCAGGACCTGGCGCACTCCGTGGTCCAGGAGATCTGCGCGGCCAGCGGCCTGGAAATGTCGGCGAAGCTGCACGACCAGCAGGACGCCTACATCCATATTGAGCTCCTCGGCGAGGAGGGTGCGCAGGTGTTCGGGCACAGCGGCCGCACGCTCGATGCGCTCCAGTACCTGGTCAACCTGATCGTCGCGCGCCGGACGAACGAGAACGCGCGCATACTCCTGGACGCGGGCGGCTACCGCGAACAGCGCGCCGAGAGGCTGCGGACGATGGCGCTGGAATGCGCGGCCCAGGTGAAGGAGCGGGCGGAGGAGTGCGAGCTCGACCCTCTGCCGCCGCACGAGCGCCGTCTGGTGCACCGCGCCCTGCTCGATGACCCCGAGGTGCGCACCTACAGCGAGGGCGTCGAGCCCAACCGATGCGTCATCATCGCGCCGCGCTGA
- a CDS encoding YidC/Oxa1 family membrane protein insertase has translation MRRLFPLTIVLWAMVFFAVYGRPRAAAQGTPQTPPGAAGRPEAPAAPADPLARAHQLEQDGLYQDALNEYNRIVREQRKARPEVAAEALYSAGRYAATKPTGLDQAHQMWRQLRDEFPKTAAARRLTTPTDNMPDGPMAGLEKRIDRRNSADFRYKMIDGLVKATGSTPAFSYALALILLAVAVKMLLLPLTKRQYASMREMQRMQPLVNDLKKKFKGQELQAKTMELYKLHGVNPLAGCLPALLQMPFLIGIYTAIREYEIAFAHGKFLWIGSGLAKGSPEFMGQSAIARNLAQPDVPLLALYCITNYVTMRMTPAQDPQQQQSQNMMALMTSVIFFWMFLSYKWSSAFVLYWLALNLFSIWQQYEYVYKPHRERQLSAVEPAAAPQRAEPARNGAGAPRETAGRTTAPQASARVRPRRKRSR, from the coding sequence ATGCGTCGCCTCTTCCCATTGACTATCGTCCTATGGGCGATGGTCTTTTTTGCGGTCTACGGCCGTCCGCGCGCCGCGGCCCAGGGCACGCCGCAGACGCCACCCGGCGCCGCCGGCCGGCCCGAGGCCCCCGCCGCGCCCGCCGATCCCCTCGCCAGAGCGCATCAGCTCGAGCAGGACGGCCTGTACCAGGACGCGCTCAACGAGTACAACCGCATCGTCCGCGAGCAGCGCAAGGCCCGGCCCGAGGTTGCCGCCGAGGCGCTCTATAGCGCCGGACGCTACGCCGCCACCAAGCCAACCGGCCTCGACCAGGCTCACCAGATGTGGCGCCAGCTCCGCGACGAGTTCCCGAAGACGGCCGCCGCCCGCCGCCTGACGACGCCGACCGATAATATGCCCGACGGCCCGATGGCCGGGCTCGAGAAGCGGATCGACCGGCGCAACTCCGCGGACTTCCGCTACAAGATGATCGACGGGCTCGTGAAGGCGACCGGCAGCACCCCGGCCTTCAGCTACGCGCTCGCCCTGATCCTCCTCGCGGTCGCCGTGAAGATGCTGCTGCTTCCGCTCACCAAGCGGCAGTACGCGTCGATGCGCGAGATGCAGCGCATGCAGCCGCTCGTCAACGACCTGAAGAAGAAGTTCAAGGGCCAGGAGCTGCAGGCCAAAACGATGGAGCTCTACAAGCTCCACGGTGTCAATCCGCTCGCCGGCTGTCTGCCCGCGCTCCTGCAGATGCCGTTCCTCATCGGCATCTACACCGCCATCCGCGAGTACGAGATCGCCTTCGCGCACGGCAAGTTCCTCTGGATCGGCAGCGGGCTGGCCAAGGGGTCGCCCGAGTTCATGGGCCAGTCGGCCATCGCGCGCAACCTTGCTCAACCCGACGTGCCTCTGCTCGCGCTCTACTGCATCACCAACTACGTGACGATGCGGATGACCCCGGCGCAGGACCCGCAGCAGCAGCAGAGCCAGAACATGATGGCGCTGATGACCTCGGTCATCTTCTTCTGGATGTTCCTGAGCTACAAATGGTCGTCGGCCTTCGTGCTCTACTGGCTCGCCCTGAACCTGTTCTCCATATGGCAGCAGTACGAGTACGTCTACAAGCCGCATCGCGAGCGCCAACTCAGCGCCGTGGAGCCGGCCGCCGCCCCGCAGCGTGCCGAGCCGGCCCGTAACGGGGCCGGAGCCCCCCGCGAGACGGCGGGGCGAACGACGGCGCCCCAGGCTTCCGCGCGAGTGCGACCGCGCCGCAAGCGGTCACGCTGA
- a CDS encoding PaaI family thioesterase yields MSHPKLPNSHRCFVCGDDNPHGLRRRFHTDGERVWTRFTPDVPHMGFAGIAHGGVLAALLDETMGWAPAMAAGRFCMAIELNLEYRRAVPIGTEVTVVGWSTEHRRRIWQAEGEIRDADGTVYVRGHGRFMPMSVERTRQVLDTLVFDEDCVARERLDGSAAPTDGGPA; encoded by the coding sequence ATGAGCCACCCGAAGCTGCCCAATTCGCACCGCTGCTTTGTCTGCGGCGATGACAACCCGCATGGCCTGAGGCGCCGATTCCACACCGACGGCGAGCGCGTATGGACCCGGTTCACCCCGGACGTGCCGCACATGGGCTTTGCCGGCATCGCACATGGGGGCGTGCTGGCGGCGCTGCTCGACGAGACGATGGGCTGGGCGCCGGCGATGGCGGCAGGCCGCTTCTGCATGGCGATCGAGCTCAACCTGGAGTACCGCCGCGCCGTGCCCATCGGCACCGAGGTAACCGTCGTCGGCTGGTCAACGGAGCACCGGAGGCGCATCTGGCAGGCGGAGGGGGAGATCCGCGATGCGGACGGCACCGTCTACGTGCGCGGGCACGGGCGCTTCATGCCCATGAGCGTGGAGCGCACCCGCCAGGTGCTCGACACTCTGGTCTTCGACGAGGACTGCGTGGCCCGTGAGCGGCTGGACGGCAGCGCCGCGCCCACCGACGGCGGCCCCGCGTAG
- the yidD gene encoding membrane protein insertion efficiency factor YidD: MRGFADARRRTAPVVAFVRTAPRRAAVALIRLYQATGRFRPPACRFYPTCSEYTAQAIGRYGLLKGASLGCWRILRCNPFSRGGHDPVP; the protein is encoded by the coding sequence ATGAGAGGGTTCGCGGACGCGCGGCGGAGGACCGCGCCGGTGGTCGCCTTCGTCCGGACGGCGCCCCGGCGCGCGGCAGTTGCCCTGATACGGCTGTATCAGGCGACCGGCCGGTTTCGGCCGCCCGCCTGTCGCTTCTACCCTACCTGCTCGGAGTACACGGCTCAGGCCATCGGCAGATACGGCCTGCTGAAGGGCGCCTCGCTCGGGTGCTGGCGCATTCTGCGGTGCAACCCGTTCAGCCGCGGCGGACACGACCCGGTCCCATAG
- the rpmH gene encoding 50S ribosomal protein L34 — protein sequence MKRTYQPKKRRHKRVHGFMRRMSSKDGRNVLRARRLKGRERLTV from the coding sequence GTGAAACGGACCTATCAGCCGAAGAAGCGCCGGCACAAGAGGGTGCACGGCTTCATGAGGCGCATGAGCAGCAAGGACGGCCGCAACGTTCTGCGCGCTCGCCGCCTGAAGGGCCGCGAGCGACTCACCGTGTAG
- the rnpA gene encoding ribonuclease P protein component, producing the protein MLPECNRLRRARDFQAVYRRGRSQANTFLVLYARQNRSELVRIGYSIGKKVGGAVQRNRAKRRMREICRAALPGMRRGFDLIFVGRAPMRDADFDALRDSAKGLMAHLGVASFGPR; encoded by the coding sequence GTGCTTCCGGAGTGCAACCGCCTGCGTCGGGCGCGCGACTTCCAGGCAGTCTATCGCCGCGGACGCTCGCAGGCCAACACCTTTTTGGTGCTGTATGCCCGGCAGAACCGATCGGAGCTCGTTCGGATCGGTTACTCGATCGGCAAGAAGGTCGGCGGGGCCGTGCAGCGCAATCGCGCGAAGCGGCGCATGCGCGAGATCTGTCGAGCCGCCCTGCCGGGGATGCGACGCGGCTTCGATCTGATCTTCGTGGGGCGCGCCCCCATGCGAGACGCCGACTTCGACGCGCTGAGAGACTCGGCCAAGGGGCTGATGGCGCACCTCGGCGTGGCTTCGTTCGGCCCGCGATGA
- a CDS encoding tetratricopeptide repeat protein, with the protein MTTLMFCVACGARNPEDSNYCKRCGRRIETDDAAQAAAADAPPPSGSVSPPAGTAVIGDGGAAGIAPPQGPEPAAEDAEPGSLPHRLLAAFRKYEEGDLSAAVALCARAVEQFPGSADAHALLSTLHEKSGNLEGAIAERERVLEITPGSPTDAERLALLRSGTMQVSRRHIVSAHPARAGLLDTPRGALAVAACVAVLVFSAAGGLLWMQSRQAARAEPGAAKPQAPVPQRPEPVGPQAAWTAQPGVAGAATGAPVGAAQPPNGQQAQVDAAQRSVVGGLRPPTNAHRASREQAGYAAMAPEGMVPPASVTLPPSGSLGANVDGRGAGQAGSVTYILPDQGSASAGQAPAAAAQDTAARGPGKIEIVVSDDTRDAAGSGGSQSAPGGSGRLASTMDSRSRRAIALDLQMKGDYRRAAAEYLKSLDGAGDEAALIHQRIALCYQRLNEKDRAVSHYSEAVKAFREQKEAGRKPDAAAQGIKACEAGIQACK; encoded by the coding sequence GTGACCACCCTCATGTTCTGCGTCGCGTGCGGAGCACGCAACCCTGAGGATTCCAACTACTGCAAGCGGTGCGGCCGCAGGATCGAGACCGATGATGCCGCTCAGGCCGCCGCGGCGGACGCGCCGCCGCCCTCAGGCTCGGTCTCGCCTCCCGCCGGTACCGCAGTGATCGGGGACGGCGGCGCTGCCGGCATTGCTCCGCCTCAGGGCCCGGAGCCCGCCGCGGAGGACGCCGAGCCTGGCTCACTGCCGCATCGCCTGCTCGCCGCGTTTCGCAAGTACGAGGAGGGCGACCTGAGCGCGGCGGTGGCGCTGTGCGCACGTGCCGTCGAGCAGTTCCCCGGCTCCGCGGACGCGCACGCGCTGCTGAGCACGCTGCACGAGAAGAGCGGCAATCTGGAGGGCGCGATCGCCGAGCGTGAGCGCGTGCTGGAGATCACGCCGGGCAGCCCCACCGACGCCGAGCGCCTCGCGCTGCTCCGGTCGGGCACCATGCAGGTGTCGCGGCGCCACATCGTGTCGGCGCACCCGGCCCGTGCGGGCCTGCTCGACACGCCTCGCGGCGCGCTGGCCGTTGCCGCGTGCGTGGCGGTCCTCGTCTTCAGCGCGGCCGGCGGGCTGCTCTGGATGCAGTCGCGGCAAGCGGCGCGGGCCGAGCCCGGAGCCGCGAAGCCGCAGGCTCCCGTGCCGCAGCGTCCAGAGCCGGTCGGGCCGCAGGCGGCCTGGACGGCCCAGCCCGGCGTCGCGGGCGCCGCGACGGGCGCTCCGGTCGGCGCGGCTCAGCCGCCCAACGGGCAGCAGGCCCAGGTCGACGCCGCGCAGCGGTCCGTGGTCGGCGGCCTCCGGCCGCCGACCAACGCGCACCGCGCCTCGCGCGAACAGGCCGGCTACGCGGCGATGGCGCCCGAGGGCATGGTGCCGCCGGCCAGCGTGACTCTGCCGCCGAGTGGCTCGCTCGGGGCCAACGTCGACGGTCGCGGAGCCGGACAGGCCGGCTCGGTCACCTATATCCTGCCCGACCAGGGCTCCGCGTCGGCCGGCCAGGCGCCCGCCGCGGCCGCGCAGGACACGGCGGCCCGAGGGCCAGGCAAGATCGAGATCGTCGTCTCGGACGACACGCGGGACGCCGCGGGCAGCGGTGGGTCGCAGTCGGCCCCGGGTGGCAGCGGCCGTCTCGCGTCCACGATGGACTCTCGCTCTCGCCGCGCCATCGCGCTAGACCTCCAGATGAAAGGGGACTACCGGCGAGCCGCCGCCGAGTATCTGAAGTCGCTCGACGGCGCCGGCGACGAGGCCGCGCTGATCCACCAGCGAATCGCGCTCTGTTATCAGCGGCTAAACGAGAAGGACCGCGCCGTATCGCACTACTCCGAGGCCGTCAAGGCGTTCCGCGAGCAGAAGGAGGCCGGGCGAAAGCCCGACGCGGCGGCACAGGGGATCAAGGCATGCGAGGCGGGGATCCAGGCGTGCAAGTAG
- a CDS encoding DNA polymerase translates to MQQPTLFDLDDLAPEAPAPPAAHEAVLFGRDPTERIVAAEPLEGHLCLWRRLADGRVETTREPFSPWLLLTETLPLADARVVELEGDAAFRWLCEFPDRRAFLDARFLLRTQHVEHLTYGSATRLALTRTGKTLFKGLTLGDVVRMQVDLETDGLSPSEPGSRILIAACGATGHPVELLRGDERDILNDLVALVREWDPDILEGHNIFRFDLPYLMARARAHGIRLALGRDGSEPRAGTERNFAIGGITRPFVPVYLFGRHVIDTYLAVQRFDWARASLSSYGLKEAARSFGIAENDRVELPGAAIASVYREDPERVLTYAAQDIRETARLAELVTATEFYQTQMVPDAYGSCAVSGSGEKINSLFVREYLARGAAIPRPLPTVSYAGGYTDVRMTGVIDRVVKADVESLYPSLMLTQRIAPVTDSLGIFLPALRELTRRRLEAKARAQGAEGAERHLWDGLQGSFKVLVNSFYGYLGAAGFNFNDPAAAGRVTELGRELVQRIAADMEASGSRVIEIDTDGVYFVPPPEVAGEGAERAYVEAVGARCLAEGIRLAFDGRFRAMVSLKTKNYVLEGYDGEKTFRGASLRSRADEPYGRDFLASAVDLLLAHRVEEIGALYAATIEDLVRHRVSIERLSRRERVTDKTFTSAAKQRVAEVARDTPVGEYLRVYERANGRLGRSGDYTSNDESVTYYVEKLYKFALRLREAFGDRFDSLIPRPTPEGLPAQERLDLF, encoded by the coding sequence ATGCAGCAGCCCACCCTCTTCGACCTCGACGACCTCGCCCCGGAGGCGCCCGCGCCGCCGGCCGCGCACGAGGCGGTGCTGTTCGGCCGTGACCCCACCGAGCGCATCGTGGCCGCCGAGCCACTGGAGGGCCACCTGTGCCTGTGGCGCCGACTGGCCGACGGCAGGGTCGAGACGACCCGCGAGCCCTTCTCGCCCTGGCTGCTCCTGACCGAGACGCTCCCACTGGCCGACGCCCGCGTGGTGGAGCTTGAGGGCGACGCGGCGTTTCGCTGGCTGTGCGAGTTCCCCGACCGACGCGCCTTCCTCGACGCTCGCTTCCTCCTGCGCACCCAGCACGTGGAGCACCTCACCTACGGCTCCGCGACCAGGCTGGCCCTCACCCGCACCGGCAAGACGCTGTTTAAGGGGCTGACCCTCGGCGACGTGGTCCGCATGCAGGTAGACCTTGAAACGGACGGACTCTCTCCCAGCGAGCCCGGCAGCCGCATCCTGATCGCCGCGTGCGGAGCGACCGGGCACCCGGTCGAGCTGCTGCGGGGCGACGAGCGCGACATCCTGAACGACCTGGTGGCGCTCGTGAGAGAGTGGGACCCAGACATCCTTGAGGGCCACAACATCTTCAGGTTCGACCTCCCCTATCTGATGGCGCGCGCCCGCGCGCACGGCATCCGCCTGGCGCTCGGGCGCGACGGCTCCGAGCCGCGCGCGGGCACCGAGCGCAACTTCGCTATCGGCGGCATCACCCGGCCGTTCGTGCCGGTCTATCTGTTCGGCCGCCACGTGATCGACACCTATCTGGCCGTGCAACGCTTCGACTGGGCGCGCGCCTCGCTCAGCAGCTATGGGCTTAAGGAGGCGGCCCGCTCCTTCGGCATCGCCGAGAACGACCGGGTGGAGTTGCCCGGCGCGGCCATCGCGAGCGTCTACCGCGAGGACCCCGAGCGCGTGCTGACCTACGCCGCGCAAGACATCCGCGAGACGGCTCGCCTGGCGGAGCTCGTGACGGCCACCGAGTTCTACCAGACGCAGATGGTGCCTGACGCCTACGGCTCGTGCGCCGTCAGCGGCAGCGGCGAGAAGATCAACTCGCTGTTCGTGCGCGAGTACCTGGCCCGAGGCGCCGCCATCCCGCGGCCGCTCCCGACCGTCTCGTACGCCGGGGGCTACACGGACGTACGAATGACCGGGGTCATCGACCGCGTGGTGAAGGCCGATGTCGAGAGTCTGTACCCGAGCCTCATGCTGACGCAGCGCATCGCCCCGGTGACCGACTCGCTCGGCATCTTCCTTCCCGCGCTGCGCGAGTTGACGAGGCGCCGGCTGGAGGCCAAGGCGCGAGCGCAGGGCGCCGAGGGCGCTGAGCGCCACCTGTGGGATGGTCTGCAGGGCTCGTTCAAGGTGCTCGTGAACTCGTTCTACGGCTACCTGGGGGCGGCCGGGTTCAATTTCAACGACCCCGCCGCTGCCGGACGGGTCACTGAGCTCGGCCGCGAGCTCGTGCAGCGGATCGCGGCCGACATGGAGGCGTCCGGCAGTCGCGTGATCGAGATCGACACGGACGGCGTCTACTTCGTGCCTCCGCCCGAGGTGGCGGGCGAGGGAGCCGAGCGCGCCTACGTCGAGGCGGTGGGTGCGCGGTGTCTGGCGGAAGGCATCCGACTGGCGTTCGACGGGCGCTTCCGCGCGATGGTGTCGCTGAAAACGAAGAACTACGTGCTGGAAGGGTACGACGGCGAGAAAACGTTCCGCGGCGCCTCGCTGCGCTCGCGCGCCGACGAGCCCTACGGCCGCGACTTCCTGGCGAGCGCGGTCGACCTGCTCCTTGCGCACCGCGTGGAGGAGATCGGCGCGCTCTACGCCGCCACCATCGAGGACCTGGTCCGCCACCGCGTGTCGATCGAGCGGCTGTCGCGGCGAGAGCGCGTGACGGACAAGACCTTCACGAGCGCGGCGAAGCAGCGGGTGGCCGAGGTGGCCCGCGACACGCCGGTCGGCGAGTACCTGAGGGTCTACGAGCGCGCGAATGGGCGGCTAGGGCGCAGCGGGGACTACACCTCGAACGACGAGAGCGTGACCTACTATGTAGAGAAGCTCTACAAGTTCGCGCTCCGGCTGCGCGAGGCGTTCGGCGACCGTTTCGACTCCCTCATTCCCCGCCCGACGCCGGAGGGCCTGCCCGCGCAGGAGCGACTCGACCTCTTCTGA